GTCCGCAAGGAAGACCGGAACGCCGATTGCGCTGAACTGCTCCGCCAGCACCCGCAGCGTGACGGTCTTTCCGGTCCCCGTGGCTCCGGCGATCAGGCCGTGCCGGTTGGCCATCCCGGGGAGAAGCGCGATCTCCTTCTTTCCCTTTGCGATCGGGAGCGGCGCCAGCGCGAGCGTCATCTGTCAACCTCCTGGCGATATGTGTAGCGAATGACGAATTCTTGCCATAGTACAACAGGGGGGGGGATTCCTCCATGACGTCGGGCCGGAATGCCCGATTCGCGACCTCCGTGGCGGACCGCAGCCGGTCTCTTCGCGGCATGGTGCGATTCGAATTTCCGCGATCTTATCCCCTTCGTGCTATAGTACTTTCGATACGGTGTCCGGTATTTCACCCGACCATCTCAAGGAGACGAAAATGCTGAAGAAGGAGGATTGCGTCCTCTACAGCGGCGGTGCCGTCGGCGCCGAGGCGGAGTTCGGCGCGCAGGCGGAGCGGTACGGAATCGAGGAGATCAATTTCACGTACGAAGGCCGCGAGATCTCCCGCTCCCGCGGTGTCCGCGTCCTCTCCAGGGAGGAACTTGCCAGGGGCGACGTGAGCCTCTCCTACGTGTCGCACCTCCTGAACCGCACCTACACGGACGCTCCTACGATCCGGAAGGTCCTGCAGACGATCTGGTACCAGGTCAACTCCGGCCACGTGATCTACGTGATCGGCGCGGTCCTCCCCGATGGGACGGTCAAGGGCGGCACGGGGTGGGGGGCTGAGTTCGCCAAGCTGTGCAACAAGCCGATCTTCGTCTTCGACCAGGGGAAGAACGCATGGCTCACCTGGAAGGAAGACCGGTGGGTCGAACCGGAAGGCGGGCAGGCGATCCGCATCGGCAATCCCTGCTTTGCCGGGACGGGAACCCGCTTCCTCGAAGAGAACGGCCGAAAAGCGATCCGGGAGCTCTTCGCGCGCTCCTTCGCGTAAAGCTCCCCTTCCAATGAAGCCGACCACCGCCGACATCCGCAACGTCGCGATCATCGCCCACGTCGATCACGGAAAGACCACCCTGGTCGACGCGATGCTGCGGCAGAGCGGCATCTTCAGCGCCCACGCTGCCGTCGTCGACCGGGTGATGGACTCCCTCGATCTCGAGCGGGAGAAGGGGATCACGATCATGGCGAAGAATACCGCCGTGATCTACCGGGGCGTCAAGATCAACATCGTGGATACCCCCGGTCACGCCGACTTCGGCGGCGAGGTGGAGCGGACGCTGAAAATGGTCGACGCGGTGCTTCTGCTCGTGGACGCCTCCGAAGGCCCCCTTCCGCAGACCCGCTTTGTGCTCAAGAAAGCCCTCGAGCGCGAGCTCCCCGTCATCCTCGTCATCAACAAGATCGACCGGCCCGATGCGCGGATCGACGAGGTGATCGACGAGGTCTACGACCTTTTCATCGACCTCGACGCCACGGAAGACCAGCTCGACTTCCCGGTCATGATGACGAACGCCCGGGCGGGCACGGCGGCCGCCCGCGGGGAAGCGGCGGGACGGAACCTGCAGCCACTCTTCGACGCGATCCTCTCCCACGTGCCGCCCCCCACCGGCGACCCGTCGGCCACTCTCCAGTTCCTGGTGACCAACCTCGAGTACAGCGACTACGTCGGGCGGCTCGCCGTCGGGCGGGTTTTCGAAGGGACGCTGCGCGCCGGGGCGATCGTCTCCCTGTGCGGGATCGGCGGGGAGGTGAGGAAGATCAAGGTGACGCTGCTCTACGGGTACGAAGGGTTGAGCCGAACGGAGATCACCGAAGCGACCGCGGGGGATATCGTGGCGATCGCGGGGATGGAGGACGTGACGATCGGTGACACGATCTCCGATGCGGAAAACCCGAAGCCCCTCCCCCGCATCGCCGTGGACGAGCCGACGGTATCGATGGTCTTTTCGATCAACACCTC
This sequence is a window from Candidatus Deferrimicrobium sp.. Protein-coding genes within it:
- a CDS encoding GTP-binding protein; its protein translation is MKPTTADIRNVAIIAHVDHGKTTLVDAMLRQSGIFSAHAAVVDRVMDSLDLEREKGITIMAKNTAVIYRGVKINIVDTPGHADFGGEVERTLKMVDAVLLLVDASEGPLPQTRFVLKKALERELPVILVINKIDRPDARIDEVIDEVYDLFIDLDATEDQLDFPVMMTNARAGTAAARGEAAGRNLQPLFDAILSHVPPPTGDPSATLQFLVTNLEYSDYVGRLAVGRVFEGTLRAGAIVSLCGIGGEVRKIKVTLLYGYEGLSRTEITEATAGDIVAIAGMEDVTIGDTISDAENPKPLPRIAVDEPTVSMVFSINTSPFAGRDGKFVTSRQVRARLEKELLGNVALRIDFSGTDYFTVMGRGELQLVILIEMMRREGFELSVSRPEVVTKTEDGAVVEPVEALFVDIPDAYLGAVTQALGIRRAKMTKMINPGQGRVRI